One segment of Pseudobythopirellula maris DNA contains the following:
- a CDS encoding cysteine hydrolase family protein produces MPTIREIAGLPSTPAKLSESALVLIDCQNTYREGVMQLEGVEEALEHARGLLERAREAGVPVFHIQHDAGPGSPYDLTAPCGQIAEPVAPREGEPVVVKNFPDSFASTDLGDRLQAAGCKNLVLAGFMSHMCVSSTARGGFDRGYAVTVVENTTATRELPDGHGGVISAHDVQRASLSGLADLVAIVVEDSGAIAD; encoded by the coding sequence ATGCCCACCATCCGTGAAATCGCCGGCCTCCCCAGCACACCCGCCAAGCTGAGCGAGTCGGCCCTCGTGCTGATCGACTGCCAGAACACTTACCGCGAAGGGGTCATGCAACTCGAAGGCGTCGAAGAGGCGCTCGAACACGCCAGAGGGCTGCTCGAGCGGGCCCGCGAGGCGGGCGTGCCGGTCTTCCACATCCAGCACGACGCCGGGCCGGGATCGCCCTACGACCTGACGGCGCCGTGCGGGCAGATCGCCGAGCCGGTGGCGCCGCGCGAAGGCGAGCCGGTCGTCGTCAAGAATTTCCCCGACTCGTTCGCCTCGACCGACTTGGGCGATCGGCTCCAGGCGGCCGGTTGCAAGAACCTCGTGCTGGCCGGCTTCATGAGCCACATGTGCGTCAGCTCCACCGCGCGCGGCGGCTTCGACCGCGGCTACGCCGTGACGGTCGTCGAGAACACGACCGCCACCCGCGAGTTGCCCGACGGCCACGGCGGCGTGATCTCGGCCCACGACGTGCAGCGCGCCAGCCTGAGCGGCCTGGCCGACCTGGTGGCGATCGTCGTCGAAGACTCGGGCGCGATCGCGGACTGA